One window from the genome of Populus alba chromosome 15, ASM523922v2, whole genome shotgun sequence encodes:
- the LOC118028272 gene encoding chaperone protein ClpD, chloroplastic → MEVLLSSSSPLSVHSRLDFYALRKPKDPTFAFHSSNSNAISSSFSSCFGISISQRLQSKKTLLLKRFNSSKKRRILQVSAVFERFTERAIKAVIFSQREAIALGKDTVFTQHLLLGLISEDCDPKGFLGSGIKIDEAREVVKSTWDSESDSGDASESVSKEESGVSPSNVPFSISTKRVFEAAVEYSRAMGHNFIAPEHIAIGLFTVEDGNADRVFNRFGVDGDHMAAIAVTKLQGELVKDGREPSVESKGKREKSFSKKAARDKSALAQFCVDLTARASEGLIDPVIGRHSEIERIVQILCRRAKKNPILLGESGVGKTAIAEGLATSIAQADVPVFLLEKRVMSLDVGLLIAGAKERGELEARVTTLIREILKEGNIILFIDEVHTLVGSGTVGKGNKGSGLDIANLLKPSLGRGEFQCIASTTVDEYRTHFENDKALARRFQPVLINEPSQEDAVRILLGLRQKYEAHHNCRFTLEAINAAVNLSARYIADRYLPDKAIDLIDEAGSRARIEAYRRKKEQKSFILSKSPDDYWQEIRTVQAMHEVVLASRLTNDDSASTMDGTGEITLESRLPPALNDDEPPVVGRDDIAAVASLWSGIPVQQLTAEERMFLVDLEEELRKRVIGQDEAIAAISRAVKRSRVGLKDPDRPIAAMLFCGPTGVGKTELTKALARSYFGSESAMLRLDMSEYMERHTVSKLIGAPPGYVGYGEGGILTEAIRKQPFTVVLLDEIEKAHPDIFNILLQLFEDGHLTDSQGRRVSFKNALVVMTSNVGSTAIAKGGRVSIGFMIADDENSSYAAIKSLVMEELKGYFRPELLNRIDEVVVFHPLEKAQTLQILNIMLQEVKERLVSLGIGLEVSESIKDLVCQQGYDKFYGARPLRRAVTQIIENPLSEAFLAGDFKPGDTAFFDLDASGNPVVSHWSAMRMHLSDTTSTF, encoded by the exons atggaagtcTTACTGTCTTCATCATCTCCTTTATCAGTTCATTcaagattggatttttatgcACTTAGAAAACCAAAAGATCCTACCTTTGCCTTTCACTCTAGCAACAGCAACGCaatatcttcttcattttcttcttgttttggcATCTCAATCTCACAAAGGCTACAAAGCAAGAAGACCCTTTTGTTAAAACGTTTCAATTCCAGCAAAAAACGTAGAATTCTTCAAGTTTCTGCTGTTTTTGAGAGATTTACAGAGAGAGCAATAAAAGCTGTGATTTTTTCTCAGAGAGAAGCTATAGCTTTAGGCAAAGATACGGTTTTTACACAGCATCTTTTGTTGGGTTTAATTAGTGAAGATTGTGATCCAAAAGGGTTTCTTGGGTCGGGAATCAAGATTGACGAAGCTCGTGAAGTTGTTAAAAGCACTTGGGATAGTGAGAGTGATAGTGGTGATGCTAGCGAGTCAGTTTCTAAAGAAGAGAGTGGTGTTTCCCCTAGTAATGTGCCCTTTTCTATTAGTACTAAGAGGGTTTTTGAGGCTGCTGTTGAGTATTCAAGGGCAATGGGTCATAATTTTATTGCACCAGAACATATAGCCATCGGTTTGTTCACCGTTGAAGATGGAAATGCAGACAGGGTTTTTAATAG ATTTGGGGTTGATGGCGATCACATGGCTGCTATAGCAGTCACCAAACTTCAAGGGGAGCTTGTGAAAGATGGAAGAGAACCATCTGTGGAATCAAAAGGAAAACGTGAGAAATCTTTTTCTAAGAAAGCAGCAAGAG ATAAGAGTGCATTGGCCCAATTCTGTGTAGATCTTACTGCCCGAGCAAGTGAAGGACTCATTGATCCAGTAATTGGAAGACACtctgaaattgaaagaattgttCAGATACTTTGCCGTAGAGCGAAAAAAAACCCCATTCTTCTTGGTGAAAGTGGAGTTGGAAAAACAGCCATTGCCGAAGGATTAGCAACTAGTATCGCACAGGCTGACGTTCCTGTGTTTCTCCTG GAGAAGCGTGTAATGTCCTTGGATGTTGGACTGTTAATTGCTGGTGCAAAGGAAAGGGGAGAACTAGAGGCACGAGTTACTACATTAATAAGAGAGATATTGAAAGAAG gcaacatcattctttttattgatgaagTGCACACACTAGTTGGGTCTGGCACTGTCGGAAAAGGGAACAAGGGATCTGGCCTCGACATTGCTAATTTATTGAAGCCATCTCTTGGGAGGGGTGAATTTCAG TGTATCGCATCCACAACAGTTGACGAATACAGAActcattttgaaaatgataaagCATTAGCAAGGAGATTTCAGCCTGTGTTGATTAATGAGCCAAGCCAG GAGGATGCAGTTAGGATCTTGTTGGGTCTGCGACAAAAATACGAGGCCCATCACAATTGCAGATTCACTCTTGAAGCCATAAATGCTGCTGTGAACCTGTCAGCAAGATATATTGCTGATAGATATCTTCCAGATAAAGCTATTGATCTCATTGATGAGGCAGGAAGTAGAGCTCGTATTGAGGCCTATAGAaggaagaaagaacaaaaaagctTTATACTTTCAAAGTCGCCCGATGATTATTGGCAAGAAATTAGAACTGTCCAGGCCATGCATGAAGTG GTTCTGGCAAGTCGGTTGACAAATGATGACAGTGCTTCCACCATGGATGGCACTGGAGAAATTACTTTAGAGTCTCGTTTGCCTCCTGCATTAAATGATGATGA ACCTCCTGTGGTGGGGCGTGATGATATAGCAGCAGTTGCTTCACTCTGGTCAGGAATACCAGTTCAGCAGCTGACTGCCGAGGAAAGAATGTTTCTGGTGGACCTTGAAGAGGAGCTTAGAAAACGAGTTATTGGTCAAGACGAGGCTATTGCTGCAATATCTCGAGCTGTTAAGAGATCCCGTGTTGGCCTGAAGGATCCTGATAGGCCCATAGCAGCAATGCTGTTTTGTGGACCAACTGGGGTTGGCAAGACTGAACTAACAAAAGCTTTGGCTCGAAGTTATTTTGGATCA GAGTCAGCCATGCTTAGATTGGACATGAGTGAGTATATGGAACGACACACTGTGAGCAAGTTAATAGGAGCACCTCCAGGCTATGTTGGTTATGGTGAGGGGGGTATTTTGACAGAAGCTATTAGAAAACAGCCTTTCACAGTGGTTTTGcttgatgaaatagaaaaagcCCATCCAGATATATTCAACATTCTCCTCCAATTATTTGAAGATGGCCACCTTACAGATTCTCAG GGTAGGAGGGTATCATTTAAGAATGCATTGGTAGTAATGACCTCAAATGTTGGTTCTACTGCCATTGCAAAGGGTGGGCGCGTCTCCATCGGTTTCATGATTGCAGATGATGAGAATTCTTCTTATGCTGCAATAAAATCATTGGTAATGGAAGAACTCAAGGGATATTTTCGTCCAGAGTTGCTCAACAGGATAGACGAAGTTGTGGTATTCCATCCCCTTGAGAAGGCTCAG ACGCTCCAGATTTTGAATATTATGCTGCAAGAAGTGAAAGAAAGGCTGGTATCTCTTGGAATTGGGTTGGAGGTGTCAGAATCAATAAAAGATCTTGTATGCCAACAAGGTTACGACAAGTTTTATGGTGCCCGGCCTCTCAGGAGAGCAGTTACTCAAATAATCGAAAACCCCTTGAGTGAAGCATTCCTTGCCGGAGACTTTAAGCCTGGTGACACAGCTTTCTTTGATCTGGATGCTTCAGGCAATCCAGTTGTCTCGCATTGGTCAGCTATGAGAATGCACTTGTCTGATACAACATCAACCTTCTAA
- the LOC118028271 gene encoding protein FRIGIDA, with product MATPSMAITLNSNTTPIKQEHQHSSPPPPQQPPVVKNDPPDLLIEIAQKSPSTPKEPQFLKSINDLTNLSAAIDTFKRRYDELQNHLNFIDNAITARSNELEQKTQRLQQTQTEKAKTPSPEIVAEITKVTDTETAAAAAPATEKPEIRSLCQMMCGRGLRKYIVSNLANVEKLREEVPAALKCAPKPAKLVLDCIGRFYLQGSKAYEKESPMITGREASILVLEFFLLISDHENAMEAAVKKEAEQVAVAWRKRLISEGGVRNSGEIDAKGLLLLIGGFGIPKLFSDEDVFDLVKLSNSRQFADLVRRSRSLVTRVTDIIEGMMKKGMKIEAVDVACIFGIEDKFPAQKLLTLILQESREPLKGRKRKANNSPAIQLEKEAKENQLIALKSVVKFLEEHQLDPTKLLPGWQLEEKTTELEKDIADLNKKIGKLPLSKRPENVNEVTNYWKSQEIKRRRLAEKGSPLISPGVRLPDQIAASYMNGQSSYNSVMRLNGGFPGHVNNYPAGTSAMYGSSIGPFPENVLGTSASGIGLSAAYGGSAGVHRDMLVDGTRQIKGGNVPQYAWHRAGDTALHDGSVGHWHPASGLFGQSSSIEGFAGLLNSPPAVAANGSSAPDLYGFADAPSLAAKHGAASDLYGFADAPTVAASQTAASNLYRFPDAVAYGSTRHTGPLPRGLGSHHSSYMR from the exons ATGGCCACGCCTTCCATGGCCATTACTCTCAATTCCAATACTACCCCTATTAAACAGGAACACCAACACTCATCACCTCCGCCTCCACAACAACCACCAGTTGTCAAAAATGACCCACCGGATCTCCTAATCGAAATAGCACAAAAATCACCTTCAACACCCAAAGAACCTCAATTCTTGAAATCAATTAACGACCTAACCAATTTATCAGCCGCAATTGATACTTTTAAACGACGGTACGATGAGTTGCAGAATCACCTCAATTTCATCGACAACGCAATCACCGCCCGCTCCAACGAACTCGAACAAAAGACGCAACGACTGCAACAAACTCAAACAGAAAAAGCAAAAACGCCGTCGCCGGAAATTGTAGCTGAAATAACAAAAGTAACGGACACTGAAACCGCTGCTGCGGCAGCACCAGCAACGGAAAAACCGGAAATAAGGAGCTTGTGTCAAATGATGTGTGGAAGAGGGTTGCGGAAATATATAGTCTCGAATCTAGCCAATGTGGAGAAGCTTCGAGAAGAAGTTCCGGCAGCATTAAAATGTGCACCGAAGCCAGCTAAATTAGTGTTAGATTGTATAGGGAGGTTTTATTTACAAGGTAGTAAAGCTTATGAGAAGGAGTCTCCGATGATTACAGGGAGAGAAGCATCGATTTtggttttggaattttttttgttgattagtGATCATGAGAATGCAATGGAGGCTGCGGTGAAGAAAGAGGCGGAGCAGGTGGCTGTAGCGTGGAGAAAGAGATTGATTAGTGAAGGTGGTGTGAGGAATAGCGGCGAGATTGATGCCAAGGGTTTGCTGTTGTTAATTGGAGGGTTTGGGATACCGAAGTTGTTTAGTGATGAGGATGTTTTTGATTTGGTTAAGTTGAGTAATTCGAGGCAGTTCGCTGATTTGGTTCGAAGATCGCGGTCTCTTGTTACTAGGGTTACTG ATATCATAGAGGGAATGATGAAGAAAGGAATGAAAATTGAGGCCGTTGATGTGGCTTGTATATTTGGAATCGAGGACAAGTTTCCTGCTCAGAAACTGTTGactttaattttgcaagagtctAGAGAACCATTGAAgggtagaaaaagaaaagcaaataattCACCTGCAATACAGTTAGAG aaagaGGCAAAGGAAAATCAATTGATTGCTCTGAAATCTGTGGTGAAGTTTCTTGAAGAACACCAGCTTGACCCCACAAAGCTTCTTCCTGGTTGGCAACTTGAAGAAAAGACAACAGAGCTGGAGAAAGATATTGCTgatctgaataaaaaaataggcaAGCTGCCTTTGTCAAAGAGACCGGAAAATGTGAATGAGGTGACAAATTACTGGAAGAGTCAAGAAATAAAACGTCGACGACTTGCAGAGAAAGGTTCACCCCTGATCTCTCCAGGTGTGAGGTTGCCTGATCAAATAGCTGCTAGCTACATGAATGGACAGAGCTCATATAACAGTGTTATGCGACTGAATGGTGGATTCCCCGGTCATGTCAACAACTATCCTGCTGGCACATCTGCTATGTATGGATCTAGTATAGGGCCTTTTCCTGAAAATGTTCTGGGCACATCAGCAAGTGGAATTGGTCTGTCAGCTGCATATGGTGGATCTGCTGGAGTTCACAGGGACATGCTAGTTGATGGGACAAGGCAGATAAAAGGTGGCAATGTTCCACAATATGCATGGCATAGGGCTGGGGACACTGCCCTACATGATGGGTCAGTGGGACATTGGCATCCTGCATCTGGTTTGTTTGGACAATCATCATCAATAGAAGGCTTTGCAGGTTTGCTGAATTCCCCACCTGCTGTTGCTGCTAATGGAAGCTCAGCCCCAGACCTTTATGGGTTCGCTGATGCTCCCTCTCTCGCTGCTAAGCACGGTGCAGCCTCTGATCTTTATGGGTTTGCTGATGCTCCTACTGTCGCCGCTAGTCAGACTGCAGCCTCCAATCTCTACAGGTTCCCTGATGCAGTTGCCTATGGCAGTACCCGGCATACTGGTCCATTGCCTCGTGGCTTGGGATCCCACCATTCATCTTACATGCGTTAA
- the LOC118028270 gene encoding peroxidase 60, whose amino-acid sequence MKAEAAFLTLALGFISVNFAGFSFGALQVGFYRGKCGFADVEAIAAGVITAQFFRDPSTVAALLRLQFHDCFVNGCDASILVDGSNSEKTAIPNLSVRGYEIIDQAKAAVENACPGVVSCADLIAIATRDVVFLSGGGRYDVQTGRRDGLVSASKNVSLPGPAISVPEAIAAFSDKGLTVTEMVLLLGAHSVGIAHCSFIKDRLFNFENTGRPDPSMDPFLENILRSRCPPFATVDNTVNLDQNSFSPFTISNTYYQTVMLHRGILQIDQDLGTDPLTMPVVKNLANAFDFPARFGAAMVKLGAIGVLTGTQGEIRRSCRATNR is encoded by the exons ATGAAGGCTGAGGCAGCATTTTTGACATTAGCCCTTGGGTTCATTTCAGTGAACTTTGCTGGCTTCAGCTTTGGTGCACTGCAAGTGGGATTTTACAGAGGAAAATGTGGATTTGCAGATGTTGAGGCTATAGCGGCTGGAGTTATTACTGCTCAGTTCTTCAGGGATCCTTCAACTGTGGCTGCCCTCTTACGCTTGCAGTTCCATGACTGCTTTGTCAAT ggGTGTGATGCATCAATACTAGTAGATGGAAGCAACAGTGAGAAAACAGCAATACCGAATTTGAGTGTCAGGGGATATGAAATTATAGACCAAGCAAAGGCTGCTGTGGAAAATGCTTGCCCTGGTGTGGTCTCCTGTGCTGATCTCATTGCAATAGCTACAAGAGATGTTGTTTTCTTG AGTGGTGGAGGGAGATACGATGTTCAAACAGGAAGAAGGGATGGTTTAGTCTCTGCATCTAAAAATGTGAGCCTGCCAGGTCCTGCAATATCAGTGCCCGAGGCCATTGCAGCATTTTCTGATAAAGGTCTCACTGTTACAGAAATGGTGCTCCTACTAGGTGCTCATTCTGTTGGGATTGCACATTGCTCCTTCATCAAAGACCGTCTTTTCAACTTCGAAAACACCGGCAGGCCCGATCCATCCATGGATCCTTTCCTCGAAAACATTCTGAGATCAAGGTGCCCTCCATTTGCCACAGTAGACAACACAGTGAACCTTGATCAAAACTCATTTAGCCCATTTACAATAAGCAATACATACTATCAGACTGTGATGCTGCATAGAGGCATTCTCCAAATCGACCAAGATTTAGGAACTGACCCCTTGACAATGCCTGTAGTGAAAAACCTGGCTAACGCGTTTGATTTCCCTGCCAGGTTTGGTGCTGCCATGGTTAAGTTGGGAGCTATAGGGGTTCTGACTGGCACACAAGGAGAAATTAGGAGATCTTGTAGGGCCACTAATAGGTAG
- the LOC118028268 gene encoding cell division cycle 20.5, cofactor of APC complex, with product MDQSKKRVVPLQPDWYSPRRLHDSPTQYEFPGDRFIPNRSLMNLDQAHCLLTNKIKEVHNPNFGKGYREMLRQSLTLDSEGRPFRMLVFRGSPKSRRKRNYVIDEMRRDIDAEVLGNGIKQHESRRLPTKEVKVLDAPKIKDDFYVNLMDWGKNNVLAVALGSALYLWNAENQEVKKLLEVQGDNDYPTSVAWSEKATSLAIGCMKSKLQIWDPETSKCIRSLGGHQSRIAAIAWNGHTLTTGSRDRSIINHDVRVRNSPTSRIQAHTEEVCGLKWSSEGNVLASGGNESFIYIWEASKMSSSNFLHRFNAHNQAAVKALAWCPYQFNVLASGGGTGDGCIKIWNINQGTCTHSIETKAQICGLEWNRHHKEILSGHGYGNSGVQNHLCLWKYPSMTKVGEINRHGRRVINLSQSPDGLTVVSAGGDETLRFWEIFGPPRVENSASDFENLLSFKTSLIR from the exons ATGGATCAAAGCAAGAAGAGAGTAGTTCCACTTCAACCAGATTGGTACTCTCCAAGAAGATTACATGACAGCCCCACTCAATACGAATTTCCA GGCGATAGGTTTATACCAAACAGGAGTTTGATGAATCTTGATCAAGCCCACTGTTTGTTgacaaacaaaatcaaagaagtACACAATCCCAATTTCGGT AAAGGATACAGAGAAATGTTGAGGCAAAGTCTAACTTTGGACTCAGAAGGGAGACCATTTAGGATGTTGGTTTTTAGAGGAAGTCCAAAATCTAGGAGAAAGCGGAATTATGTTATTGATGAGATGAGAAGAGATATTGATGCAGAGGTATTGGGTAATGGAATCAAGCAACATGAATCTCGCCGCTTGCCTACG AAAGAAGTTAAGGTTCTGGATgcaccaaaaataaaagatgactTCTATGTGAACCTCATGGATTGGGGAAAGAACAATGTTCTTGCTGTCGCGTTGGGCTCGGCACTATACTTATGGAACGCAGAGAACCAAGAGGTAAAGAAGCTTTTGGAAGTTCAAGGTGACAATGACTACCCAACAAGTGTAGCCTGGTCAGAGAAAGCCACAAGTTTGGCAATTGGATGCATGAAATCCAAACTTCAAATCTGGGATCCCGAGACTTCCAAATGT ATTAGAAGCTTGGGAGGTCATCAAAGCAGGATAGCAGCCATTGCCTGGAATGGTCATACTCTAACAACAGGAAGCCGCGACAGATCCATTATTAATCATGATG TAAGAGTGAGAAACAGTCCAACTTCACGCATACAAGCACACACCGAAGAAGTATGTGGTTTGAAATGGTCCAGTGAAGGTAACGTGCTGGCAAGTGGAGGAAATGAAAGCTTTATATACATATGGGAAGCTTCGAAAATGAGCTCTTCGAACTTCTTGCATCGATTCAATGCCCATAATCAAGCTGCAGTCAAAGCACTTGCTTGGTGTCCCTATCAATTCAATGTACTGGCCTCGGGAGGAGGTACAGGAGATGGATGTATTAAGATATGGAATATAAATCAAGGGACTTGTACTCATAGCATTGAAACCAAAGCACAG ATATGTGGACTGGAATGGAACAGACATCACAAGGAGATACTAAGTGGCCACGGCTATGGCAATTCCGGAGTTCAAAACCATCTATGCTTGTGGAAGTACCCTTCCATGACTAAAGTGGGAGAAATAAATCGTCATGGACGCAGGGTCATCAACCTTTCTCAG AGTCCTGATGGATTAACTGTGGTATCAGCTGGAGGGGATGAGACTCTTCGCTTCTGGGAGATTTTTGGACCACCTCGTGTTGAAAACTCTGCCTCAGATTTTGAAAACCTTTTGTCTTTCAAAACATCCCTCATAAGATGA
- the LOC118028266 gene encoding superoxide dismutase [Fe], chloroplastic has protein sequence MVAAAATATAANPLTCSLFPSQGLRGTTSGLQWTKRQCTRKASALTVTAKFELKPPPYPMNALEPHMSKDTFEYHWGKHHRAYVNNLNKQIEGTELDDMSLDDVVLITYNKGDPLPAFNNAAQAWNHEFFWESMKPGGGGKPSGELLQLMERDFGSFDKFVEEFKSAAATQFGSGWAWLVYKANRLDVGNAVNPCPSEEDKKLVVVKSPNAVNPLVWDYYPLLTIDVWEHGYYLDFQNRRPDYISNFMERLVSWDAVSARLEVARARAAEREIEEARKRKEEEEGNFTDKEPAEIFIDGVADDSETD, from the exons atggttgcagcagcagcaacagctaCTGCAGCTAATCCACTAACATGCTCACTATTTCCAAGCCAAG GTCTTAGAGGAACAACTAGTGGGCTGCAATGGACAAAG AGGCAATGTACCAGAAAGGCAAGTGCTTTGACAGTTACAGCAAAATTTGAGCTGAAACCTCCTCCATATCCCATG AATGCATTAGAGCCGCATATGAGCAAAGACACATTTGAGTATCACTGGGGAAAGCATCACAGGGCTTATGTGAATAACTTGAACAAGCAAATTGAAGGAACAGAGCTAGATGACATGTCGTTAGATGATGTTGTGCTTATTACATACAACAAGGGCGATCCACTTCCTGCTTTCAACAACGCTGCACAG GCCTGGAACCACGAATTCTTTTGGGAATCCATGAAACCGGGAGGGGGAGGAAAGCCATCAGGGGAACTTCTCCAGTTGATGGAAAGAGATTTTGGTTCTTTTGATAAATTTGTTGAAGAGTTCAAGTCGGCTGCAGCTACTCAGTTTGGTTCTGGATGGGCTTGGCTCGTAT ACAAAGCAAATAGACTTGATGTTGGAAATGCTGTAAATCCCTGTCCATCAGAGGAGGATAAAAAGCTTGTAGTGGTCAAGAGTCCCAATGCCGTGAATCCCCTTGTTTGGGATTATTAT CCACTCCTTACAATTGATGTTTGGGAG CATGGATACTACCTGGACTTTCAG AATCGACGACCtgattatatatcaaattttatggAAAGGCTGGTGTCATGGGATGCAGTTAGTGCGAGACTTGAAGTTGCAAGGGCTCGAGCTGCTGAGAGAGAAATAGAAGAagcaagaaagagaaaagaggaagaggaggggAACTTTACAGACAAAGAACCTGCAGAGATTTTCATAGATGGGGTTGCTGACGATTCTGAGACTGATTGA
- the LOC118028264 gene encoding pectinesterase PPME1, translating into MSTGKVTGIAAVVILLLVSTTAGSKDTGPIPGEPSSLNSWFHANVKPYTQRNGALDPALETAEAKPKTIVVRKDGSGDFKTLTGAVRSISSGNTQRVIVDIGSGVYNEKIQIGKEKPFVTFKGSASSMPTLTFAGTARVYGTVYSATLQVDSDYFVASNIIIKNSSPRPSGKLKEQAVALRIGGDKAAFYNCRLIGFQDTLCDDKGRHFFKDCYIEGTVDFIFGSGKSLYLGTAINVLADQGLAVITAQARNKEDDTGFSFVHCKVNGIGKGAFLGRAWTERPRVVFAFTTMSSVVDPGGWSDNQHPERDRIVSFGEYKCKGPGSNPSGRVKFSRQLTPQQVNPFLSLAYIEGSKWLLPPPN; encoded by the exons ATGAGCACAGGCAAGGTTACAGGCATTGCGGCTGTCGTCATCCTTCTCCTTGTGTCCACCACTGCTGGTTCTAAGGACACAGGTCCAATACCAGGCGAACCATCCAGCCTGAACTCCTGGTTCCATGCCAATGTCAAGCCCTACACACAACGTAACGGCGCCCTAGACCCTGCCCTTGAAACTGCCGAGGCGAAACCGAAAACCATTGTGGTCAGAAAAGATGGAAGTGGTGATTTCAAAACCCTGACCGGCGCTGTTAGAAGTATTTCGTCGGGGAATACTCAACGTGTAATCGTCGATATCGGTTCCGGAGTCTACAATGAAAAGATCCAAATCGGGAAAGAAAAGCCTTTCGTTACGTTTAAAGGATCGGCTAGTAGCATGCCAACCTTGACTTTTGCTGGCACGGCTAGGGTATACGGAACTGTCTATAGCGCCACCTTGCAAGTTGATTCTGATTATTTTGTAGCTTCTAATATCATTATTAAG AATTCTTCGCCGAGGCCGAGTGGGAAATTGAAAGAACAGGCAGTTGCTTTGAGAATTGGGGGAGACAAGGCTGCTTTCTATAATTGCAGACTCATTGGGTTTCAAGACACGTTGTGTGACGACAAGGGACGCCATTTTTTCAAGGATTGTTACATTGAAGGCACTGTTGATTTCATTTTCGGAAGCGGAAAGTCCCTGTACTTG GGAACGGCGATAAATGTACTAGCAGACCAAGGATTGGCAGTGATCACTGCACAGGCAAGAAACAAAGAAGACGATACTGGATTTTCTTTTGTTCATTGCAAAGTAAATGGAATTGGCAAGGGGGCATTTTTAGGACGTGCATGGACAGAAAGACCTCGGGTGGTGTTTGCTTTCACCACCATGAGCAGTGTGGTCGACCCTGGTGGATGGTCCGATAATCAGCACCCTGAACGAGACAG GATTGTTTCATTTGGAGAATACAAGTGCAAGGGGCCAGGATCTAACCCAAGTGGCCGTGTCAAATTCAGCAGGCAGCTAACCCCCCAGCAAGTGAACCCCTTCCTTTCTCTTGCTTATATCGAAGGTTCCAAATGGCTGCTCCCTCCTCCAAATTAA